The following coding sequences are from one Pirellulales bacterium window:
- a CDS encoding SNF2-related protein, with the protein MQRPTLWSRLIGEFDSHDRKSGTEYFRNGFANIVGAGLEALEARVEGSRKSPYRVRIAWPEALDGYILAECTCPRFEEMGSCKHLVAAIMEADARGFGELVPGDQQLDLEGADIGLRSPDGFDEQDDSIDGQFVEDELDGVVWEGPDAADDGNSPGSSVVARSAHRTSKANQPLPPPWKRQLSLLNARQQASAAPDAVRGRSAAKPRQFWYLLDLVASRANGSTCVILAARTMKKNGQPGKLKEARIDRLDIARAESPVDRALLELLVGNQHDSFSISLSIYEDYSTYGEFAIAPAMAEIVLPRLCASGRFGWLPPEDWPKSDAVRTLAWDDGPAWQFRLLVSKTDDGKQWQLEGKLVRGAEVEELSRPLLLLNTGIVVFADRMARFDPAGGFHWMQTLQEAGPWLVPLKQQEEFVTTMAELPSLPAVEWPSELKWEEVSPTACPQLTIAKSKRNWQNDLNCLLEFDYGERSAAWGAGPAAWYEPSARRALRRDLAAEGQARDQLLAAGATLEKYRAPDEKGQFSLKPAKMPALVRQLVAAGWRIEAEGSVFRQPGQLSLHVESQVDWFDLRGSCDFGGVSASLPKLLAALRRGEQFVQLDDGSQGMLPAEWLAKFGNLVELGHSEGDRVRFLPSQAALIDALLAAQQSQRISVDEKFGQLRERLHSFEGITPRVEPPSFTGELRPYQREGLGWLHFLDDFAFGGCLADDMGLGKTIQVLALLEERRQQRSAHGDAAAHGAAGSTSAAGSTSAAGTPSAAEAATAPSLAVVPRSLIFNWIEEAKRFVPGLRVLRYIGTERHSNLDRLHEHDLVVTTYGTLRRDIAKFSDLHFDYAILDEAQAIKNASSQSAKACRLLQSRRRLAMTGTPVENHLGELWSLFEFLNPGMLGQNQKLHESFSSSRRGRRANGTPEDAHEPAADLALLSKALRPFMLRRTKQQVLSELPAKTEQTLLCELDGPERKMYDELRDHYRQSLLERVKQVGVNKSKIHVLEALLRLRQAACHPGLLDKKLATAGSSKLDTLLERLSEVIAEGHKALVFSQFTSLLAIVRRQLDARKIVYEYLDGKTAKRQERVERFQTDPDCPLFLISLKAGGQGLNLTAADYVFILDPWWNPAVEAQAVDRAHRIGQERNVFAYRLIARDTVEEKIVQLQNKKRDLADAIISADNSPLRNLTAEDLQLLLG; encoded by the coding sequence ATGCAACGACCGACGCTTTGGAGCCGTCTTATAGGTGAGTTCGACAGCCATGATCGGAAGAGCGGAACGGAATACTTCCGCAACGGCTTTGCCAACATCGTAGGGGCCGGTCTCGAAGCTCTTGAAGCGAGGGTGGAAGGCTCGCGCAAATCTCCCTATCGCGTTCGGATCGCTTGGCCCGAAGCGCTTGACGGCTACATCCTAGCCGAATGCACCTGCCCGCGGTTCGAGGAAATGGGGAGTTGCAAGCACCTTGTTGCCGCGATCATGGAAGCCGACGCACGCGGCTTCGGCGAGCTGGTGCCGGGCGACCAGCAACTCGATCTGGAAGGTGCGGATATCGGTCTGCGATCACCCGACGGGTTCGACGAGCAGGACGATTCGATCGACGGCCAATTCGTCGAAGACGAGCTCGACGGCGTCGTGTGGGAAGGACCCGATGCGGCGGACGACGGAAATAGTCCCGGTTCGTCGGTCGTTGCTCGATCTGCCCACCGGACGAGCAAGGCAAACCAGCCCCTGCCGCCCCCCTGGAAGAGACAACTGTCGCTGTTGAACGCCCGTCAACAAGCGTCCGCCGCGCCAGATGCCGTTCGAGGCCGTTCCGCCGCCAAACCGCGGCAATTCTGGTATTTGCTCGATCTGGTCGCGTCTCGCGCGAACGGCTCGACTTGCGTAATTCTCGCGGCACGCACGATGAAAAAGAACGGCCAACCCGGAAAGCTCAAAGAAGCTCGGATCGATCGCCTCGACATCGCTCGAGCCGAGTCGCCGGTAGACCGCGCGCTGCTGGAATTGTTGGTGGGCAACCAGCACGACTCGTTCTCGATTTCGCTCTCCATCTACGAGGATTATTCCACCTACGGCGAATTTGCCATCGCGCCGGCGATGGCCGAGATCGTCTTGCCCCGATTGTGTGCGTCGGGCCGATTCGGCTGGTTGCCTCCGGAAGACTGGCCGAAGAGCGACGCCGTCAGGACATTGGCATGGGACGACGGACCGGCTTGGCAGTTCCGATTGCTCGTCTCCAAGACCGACGACGGAAAACAATGGCAATTGGAGGGCAAGCTGGTGCGCGGCGCGGAAGTGGAAGAACTGAGCCGCCCGTTGCTGTTGCTAAACACGGGCATTGTCGTGTTCGCCGATCGCATGGCCCGGTTCGATCCGGCCGGCGGATTTCATTGGATGCAAACCCTGCAAGAGGCGGGGCCTTGGCTGGTGCCCCTCAAGCAACAGGAAGAGTTCGTGACGACGATGGCCGAATTGCCGAGCTTGCCGGCAGTCGAATGGCCGAGCGAATTGAAGTGGGAAGAGGTCAGCCCAACCGCGTGTCCGCAGTTGACCATCGCGAAGTCGAAGCGAAATTGGCAGAACGATTTGAATTGCCTGCTCGAGTTCGACTACGGCGAGCGCTCGGCGGCATGGGGCGCCGGACCGGCGGCATGGTACGAGCCGAGCGCGCGGCGGGCGCTTCGCCGCGATCTTGCCGCGGAAGGCCAAGCCCGGGACCAACTCTTGGCCGCCGGCGCGACGCTCGAGAAATATCGCGCGCCAGACGAGAAAGGGCAATTTTCGTTGAAGCCGGCCAAAATGCCGGCGCTGGTGCGGCAATTGGTGGCGGCCGGCTGGAGGATCGAAGCGGAAGGCAGCGTGTTCCGGCAGCCCGGCCAACTCTCGCTGCACGTCGAGAGCCAGGTCGACTGGTTCGACCTGCGGGGCTCGTGCGATTTCGGCGGCGTCAGCGCGAGCCTGCCAAAGCTGCTTGCCGCCTTGCGCCGGGGGGAGCAGTTCGTCCAGCTCGACGACGGCTCGCAAGGCATGCTTCCCGCCGAATGGCTGGCGAAGTTCGGAAATCTGGTCGAGCTCGGCCATAGCGAGGGAGACCGGGTTCGGTTTTTGCCCTCGCAGGCCGCGCTGATCGACGCCCTGCTCGCGGCGCAGCAGTCGCAACGGATTTCCGTCGATGAGAAATTCGGCCAACTTCGCGAGCGATTGCATTCCTTCGAGGGCATCACGCCGCGTGTCGAGCCGCCGTCGTTCACCGGCGAGCTGCGGCCCTATCAGCGCGAGGGGCTCGGCTGGCTACATTTTCTCGACGATTTCGCATTCGGAGGCTGTCTCGCCGACGACATGGGCTTGGGCAAAACGATCCAGGTTTTGGCACTGCTCGAAGAACGCCGCCAACAGCGCTCGGCACACGGCGACGCAGCAGCCCACGGCGCGGCCGGGTCGACGAGCGCGGCCGGGTCGACGAGCGCAGCCGGCACCCCAAGCGCCGCGGAGGCCGCGACCGCTCCGTCGCTGGCGGTCGTCCCGCGGAGTCTCATCTTCAATTGGATCGAAGAGGCCAAGCGATTCGTCCCCGGTTTGCGCGTGCTCCGATACATCGGCACGGAGCGGCATTCCAATCTCGATCGATTGCACGAGCACGATCTCGTTGTCACCACCTACGGCACCTTGCGGCGCGACATCGCTAAATTCAGCGACCTGCACTTCGACTACGCGATTCTCGACGAGGCCCAGGCGATCAAGAACGCTTCGTCGCAATCGGCCAAGGCCTGCCGGCTCCTGCAATCGCGGCGGCGGCTGGCCATGACCGGCACTCCCGTCGAAAACCATTTGGGCGAACTGTGGTCGCTATTCGAATTTCTCAACCCGGGAATGCTCGGCCAAAATCAGAAGCTGCATGAAAGCTTCTCCTCCAGCCGCCGCGGTCGCCGCGCCAACGGCACGCCGGAAGATGCTCACGAACCCGCCGCCGATCTGGCGCTGCTGTCGAAAGCCCTGCGCCCATTCATGCTGCGCCGCACCAAGCAGCAAGTTCTCAGCGAATTGCCCGCGAAAACCGAACAGACCCTACTCTGCGAGCTAGACGGCCCCGAGCGCAAAATGTACGACGAGCTCCGCGACCATTACCGCCAATCGCTGCTCGAACGCGTCAAGCAAGTCGGCGTCAACAAGTCGAAGATCCACGTGCTCGAAGCGCTACTGCGCCTGCGCCAGGCGGCCTGTCATCCGGGATTGCTCGATAAGAAACTGGCGACCGCCGGAAGCTCGAAGCTCGACACGCTGCTCGAGCGCCTCTCGGAAGTGATTGCCGAGGGGCACAAAGCGCTCGTCTTTTCGCAGTTCACGAGCCTGTTGGCAATCGTCCGCCGGCAACTGGACGCCCGCAAGATCGTCTATGAATATCTCGACGGCAAAACCGCCAAGCGGCAAGAACGGGTCGAACGTTTTCAAACCGATCCCGATTGCCCGTTGTTTCTGATCAGCCTCAAGGCCGGCGGACAAGGCCTGAACCTGACGGCTGCCGACTACGTGTTCATTCTCGATCCCTGGTGGAATCCCGCCGTCGAAGCGCAGGCAGTCGATCGGGCGCACCGCATCGGCCAAGAGCGGAATGTGTTCGCCTATCGCCTGATCGCCCGCGACACGGTCGAAGAAAAGATCGTGCAATTGCAGAACAAGAAACGCGATCTGGCGGACGCCATCATCTCGGCCGACAACAGCCCGCTCCGCAACCTCACCGCCGAGGATTTGCAATTGCTGCTGGGCTGA
- a CDS encoding DinB family protein yields MPDVFELARPTYNMMLGYAQKLVADVPDEKLCAEPAPGQVMNHPAFLLGHLAWAHDSRAAALSGQPPGPAASAEWKELFGMGAKPSTDRSRYPSKAELLKAFEEAHGRLGDAAANATAEALAQPTPEPMRNRFPTVGAMVLGLMTSHFATHLGQLSAWRRAMGFPSVF; encoded by the coding sequence ATGCCCGACGTTTTCGAACTTGCCCGCCCGACCTACAACATGATGCTCGGCTATGCACAGAAGCTTGTGGCCGACGTGCCGGATGAGAAGCTGTGTGCCGAGCCGGCGCCTGGGCAGGTGATGAACCATCCGGCGTTTCTGCTTGGGCATCTGGCATGGGCGCACGATAGCCGGGCTGCGGCGCTCTCGGGCCAACCGCCTGGCCCGGCGGCAAGCGCGGAATGGAAGGAACTGTTCGGCATGGGTGCGAAGCCGTCGACGGATCGGAGCCGTTATCCGTCGAAGGCCGAATTGCTGAAGGCGTTCGAAGAAGCCCACGGCCGCCTCGGCGATGCGGCGGCGAACGCCACCGCGGAAGCGTTGGCCCAACCCACGCCCGAGCCGATGCGCAACCGCTTTCCCACCGTGGGCGCGATGGTGCTGGGCCTGATGACCTCGCACTTTGCAACCCATCTCGGCCAACTCTCCGCGTGGCGCCGAGCGATGGGTTTTCCGTCGGTGTTTTGA
- the gyrA gene encoding DNA gyrase subunit A: MTGKVVDLPIEQELKDSYLTYAMSVIVSRALPDVRDGLKPSQRRILAAMNDLRLTPGAARVKCAKICGDTSGNYHPHGEAVIYPTLVRMAQEWNMRHVLIDKQGNWGSIAGMPPAAMRYTEARMSAPAAMLLEDLDLDTVDFIPTYDEKRLEPTVLPAKFPNLLVNGANGIAVGMATSIPPHNLGEVCDALVALIDKPDLSGDELLQIVPGPDFPTGGIILSRAGIRRGYLTGRATIPVRARTRIEEHGKNRFRIVVSEIPFQQSRDPIVKRIADLVNEDRVKGISNIRDESDLEEPVRIILELKRDADPEIVLNQLYQFSPLQDSFSLIFLALVDGKPRVLTFKGMLEEFLRHRVQVIRRRTQFLLNKARQRKHVVEGLLLAHANIDEVIRVIRSSSTTAEAKSRLMEIQCPKALMARALGETGFEAFLAERGDAESYSLTAVQAEAILRMTLGQLVNLEQEKLADEYRKLLSEIGEYLHILSDDRHIRDMIRADVLEMRKRFANPRRTEISGEEIGHVDMEDLIAEETMVVSISHNGYIKRTASSVYRAQRRGGKGLTGAKTEDEDPIAHLFVASTHDYLLFFTNRGKVYWQKVYDLPQLSRESRGRAVVNLLNFAEGERIADCRAVRDFNTGYFLMMATRKGLVKKTPLEQYSRPLKGGIIAIKLKDDDELIDVVVTKPGDEVVLSTADGMAIRFHESDARPMGRNTSGVKGIGLRADDRLVGMVVAEPEATLLTACLHGYGKRTLFGPNTPVAVAVGEESPGAAGGPAADEEASEAAEEQPSEAAAEMGGDEDDSADDASSQHRYRAQRRGGKGLRDIKTTDRNGPVIGIAAVHDDDELLMMTARGKIQRIAAREISTIGRNTQGVRIMSLDDDDSLAAIVRVPREEAAEAAAENPPIAAPQDEAGGINADVPENGDASGNGDA; the protein is encoded by the coding sequence TCCCCACGGCGAGGCGGTGATCTATCCGACGCTTGTGCGCATGGCCCAGGAATGGAACATGCGCCATGTGCTCATCGACAAGCAAGGCAATTGGGGCTCGATCGCCGGAATGCCGCCGGCCGCCATGCGGTATACCGAGGCTCGGATGTCGGCGCCGGCCGCCATGCTGTTGGAAGATCTCGACCTGGACACCGTCGATTTCATTCCGACCTACGACGAAAAGCGGCTCGAGCCGACCGTGCTGCCGGCGAAGTTTCCAAACCTGCTCGTGAACGGGGCGAATGGCATCGCGGTCGGCATGGCCACGTCGATCCCGCCGCACAACTTGGGCGAGGTGTGCGACGCGCTGGTGGCGCTGATCGACAAGCCCGATCTGTCGGGCGACGAACTATTGCAGATCGTGCCGGGGCCGGATTTTCCCACCGGCGGCATCATTCTCAGCCGGGCCGGCATTCGCCGCGGCTATCTCACCGGCCGGGCCACGATTCCCGTTCGAGCTCGCACGCGCATCGAAGAGCATGGCAAGAACCGCTTTCGGATCGTGGTCAGCGAGATTCCGTTTCAGCAGTCGCGCGATCCGATCGTCAAGCGGATCGCCGATTTGGTGAACGAAGATCGCGTCAAAGGGATTTCCAATATCCGCGACGAAAGCGATCTGGAAGAGCCGGTGCGGATCATTCTCGAACTGAAGCGCGACGCCGATCCCGAGATCGTGCTCAATCAGCTCTATCAGTTTTCGCCGCTGCAAGATTCGTTCTCGCTGATTTTCCTGGCCCTGGTCGACGGCAAGCCCCGCGTCCTGACGTTCAAGGGAATGCTGGAGGAATTCTTGCGCCATCGCGTGCAAGTCATCCGGCGGCGAACGCAATTCTTGTTGAACAAAGCGCGGCAAAGAAAACACGTCGTCGAAGGGCTGCTGCTGGCGCATGCCAATATCGACGAAGTGATCCGCGTCATTCGTTCGTCGAGCACCACGGCGGAAGCCAAATCGCGATTGATGGAAATTCAGTGCCCCAAGGCGCTGATGGCCCGCGCGCTTGGCGAGACGGGCTTCGAAGCGTTCTTGGCCGAGCGCGGCGATGCCGAAAGCTATTCGCTCACCGCCGTGCAGGCCGAAGCGATTCTCCGCATGACGCTCGGCCAGTTGGTGAATCTCGAGCAGGAAAAGCTGGCCGACGAATATCGCAAGCTCCTAAGCGAAATCGGCGAATACCTGCACATTCTCTCCGACGACCGGCACATCCGCGACATGATCCGAGCCGATGTGCTGGAGATGCGCAAACGATTTGCCAATCCGCGCCGCACCGAAATCAGCGGCGAGGAAATCGGCCATGTCGACATGGAAGACCTGATCGCCGAAGAGACGATGGTCGTGTCGATCAGCCACAACGGCTACATCAAGCGCACGGCATCGAGCGTCTATCGGGCCCAGCGCCGCGGCGGCAAAGGCCTTACCGGCGCCAAGACGGAAGACGAAGATCCGATCGCCCACCTGTTCGTCGCCAGCACGCACGATTATCTGTTGTTTTTCACCAATCGGGGCAAAGTGTATTGGCAAAAGGTCTACGATCTGCCGCAATTGAGCCGCGAAAGCCGCGGCCGGGCAGTGGTGAATTTGCTGAATTTCGCCGAGGGAGAGCGGATCGCCGATTGCCGCGCCGTGCGCGATTTTAATACCGGATATTTTCTCATGATGGCCACGCGCAAGGGCCTCGTGAAGAAAACTCCGCTCGAACAATATAGCCGGCCGCTCAAGGGCGGAATCATCGCCATCAAGCTCAAAGACGACGATGAATTGATCGATGTCGTCGTGACTAAACCGGGCGACGAAGTGGTTCTTTCCACCGCCGACGGCATGGCGATTCGCTTCCACGAATCCGACGCCCGGCCGATGGGCCGCAACACCAGCGGCGTCAAAGGCATCGGCCTCCGCGCCGACGACCGGCTCGTGGGCATGGTCGTGGCCGAGCCGGAAGCCACGCTGCTGACGGCCTGTTTGCACGGCTATGGCAAGCGGACGCTCTTCGGCCCGAATACGCCCGTTGCGGTCGCTGTCGGCGAAGAGAGCCCGGGTGCGGCGGGCGGCCCGGCCGCTGACGAAGAAGCCAGCGAAGCCGCCGAAGAGCAACCGAGTGAAGCGGCTGCCGAGATGGGCGGCGACGAGGACGATTCGGCCGACGACGCATCGTCGCAGCATCGCTATCGCGCGCAGCGCCGCGGCGGCAAAGGGCTGCGCGACATCAAGACGACCGATCGCAATGGTCCAGTGATCGGGATCGCCGCCGTGCACGACGACGACGAACTGCTGATGATGACCGCTCGCGGCAAGATCCAACGGATCGCGGCCCGGGAGATCAGCACCATCGGGCGCAATACGCAAGGTGTGCGGATCATGAGCCTGGACGACGACGATTCGCTCGCGGCGATCGTGCGTGTTCCCCGCGAAGAAGCGGCCGAAGCCGCCGCCGAAAATCCGCCGATCGCTGCTCCGCAAGACGAAGCGGGCGGAATCAATGCCGATGTGCCCGAAAACGGCGATGCGTCCGGGAACGGTGATGCGTAG
- a CDS encoding DUF2905 domain-containing protein — protein MNTAPNFGWMLIVGGLALAAIGAIWLFGPSIPWLGHLPGDIHIDRGNTKFYFPLTTCILLSVAVSLILWLVRLFSR, from the coding sequence ATGAACACCGCACCGAACTTCGGCTGGATGTTGATCGTCGGCGGCTTGGCGCTGGCCGCGATCGGCGCGATTTGGCTCTTCGGCCCGTCGATTCCTTGGCTCGGTCATCTGCCGGGCGATATCCACATCGACCGGGGCAACACGAAGTTTTACTTCCCCTTAACGACTTGCATCTTGCTCAGTGTGGCCGTCAGCTTGATCCTCTGGTTGGTACGGCTCTTCTCGCGTTAG
- a CDS encoding UDP-glucose/GDP-mannose dehydrogenase family protein, producing the protein MKIAVIGTGYVGLVTGTCFAESGNDVTCIDIDERKIAQLRRGEVPIYEPGLTELVVRNSQAKRLSFSTDAALGSKDCRLIFLAVGTPPTADGSADLTSLWRVIEQLAAHLSPQSIVVTKSTVPVGTNARLRDRLRELTGRECDVASNPEFLKEGAAIDDFMKPDRVVVGVRRQEVANALYSLYAPFLRTEKPFLVMSPESAEMTKYVANALLATKISFINEVANLCERMAADIDDVRRGIGHDNRIGFSFLFPGVGYGGSCFPKDVQALVAMARDLGIQPQLLEAVHDVNLRQKMVLGQKIEKHFGGKLSGRTVAIWGLAFKPRTDDIRDAPALSLLDRLLALGAKLRVHDPVAMDNVRRTYGDRLQYCKLPMDALDGADALAIVTEWGEFRRPDFDEMHRRMRAPVIFDGRNLYNPVEMQASGFTYHCIGKTPVEPGAGDD; encoded by the coding sequence ATGAAGATCGCGGTTATTGGCACGGGTTACGTTGGCCTGGTGACGGGCACCTGTTTCGCCGAAAGCGGCAACGACGTCACCTGCATCGATATCGACGAGCGAAAGATCGCCCAGCTCCGGCGCGGCGAAGTGCCGATCTACGAGCCGGGGCTGACCGAGCTGGTGGTGCGCAATTCGCAAGCCAAGCGTTTGAGTTTTTCCACCGACGCCGCCCTTGGATCGAAAGATTGCCGGCTGATTTTTCTCGCCGTCGGCACTCCGCCGACCGCCGACGGCTCGGCCGATCTGACCAGCTTGTGGCGGGTGATCGAGCAGCTTGCCGCGCATCTTTCGCCGCAGTCGATCGTGGTGACCAAAAGCACCGTGCCGGTCGGCACCAACGCCCGCTTGCGCGATCGGCTTCGCGAATTGACGGGCCGCGAATGCGACGTGGCGAGCAATCCCGAGTTCCTGAAGGAAGGGGCCGCGATCGACGACTTCATGAAGCCGGATCGGGTGGTCGTCGGTGTGCGACGGCAGGAAGTGGCTAACGCGCTGTATAGTCTTTACGCCCCGTTTCTGCGAACCGAAAAGCCGTTTCTGGTGATGTCGCCCGAAAGCGCGGAAATGACCAAGTACGTCGCCAATGCCCTCTTGGCCACCAAAATCAGTTTCATCAACGAAGTGGCCAATCTCTGCGAGCGGATGGCGGCCGATATCGACGACGTGCGGCGCGGCATCGGGCACGATAATCGGATCGGCTTCTCGTTTCTGTTCCCGGGCGTCGGCTATGGCGGAAGCTGCTTTCCCAAAGACGTGCAAGCGCTGGTGGCAATGGCCCGCGACCTCGGCATTCAGCCCCAGCTATTGGAGGCGGTGCATGACGTCAATCTGCGGCAAAAGATGGTGTTGGGCCAAAAAATTGAAAAGCATTTCGGCGGCAAATTGAGCGGCCGCACCGTCGCCATCTGGGGACTGGCCTTCAAGCCTCGCACCGACGACATCCGCGACGCGCCGGCACTGTCGCTCCTCGACCGATTGCTGGCGCTCGGAGCAAAGCTGCGCGTTCACGATCCCGTGGCGATGGACAACGTGCGGCGAACGTATGGCGACCGCCTGCAATACTGCAAGTTGCCCATGGATGCACTCGACGGCGCCGATGCACTGGCGATCGTCACCGAGTGGGGTGAATTCCGCCGCCCGGATTTCGACGAGATGCATCGCCGCATGCGAGCGCCCGTGATCTTCGATGGCCGCAATCTCTATAATCCAGTGGAGATGCAAGCGAGCGGGTTCACCTACCACTGCATCGGCAAAACACCCGTCGAACCGGGAGCGGGCGACGACTAG